One Cydia splendana chromosome 21, ilCydSple1.2, whole genome shotgun sequence genomic region harbors:
- the LOC134801341 gene encoding uncharacterized protein LOC134801341, protein MKFFLVLLSLAAVAYSSPVPKDDSVLKSVVGSFVNCMNSDVNLCIKEHALRATERLGTVRKLNIFEGLTILNSNPKEARSLEPLSTEPQIRNKEVTERLWEKANDLLQNSELEISFDGGDDEESRALGDADEGRGKKKDIKKKLKVLLPLLALLKAKLFALSVLFLGIIAISIWKIALLAKIAFIAKVLALIKALLAKKHEEHSGWAPPVHDDHGHGGWESQGWGRSGKIEGADMAYAGYKQL, encoded by the exons ATGAAATTCTTCTTGGTCCTTCTTAGCTTGGCCGCCGTGGCCTACTCCAGTCCTGTGCCTAAGGACGATTCAGTGTTAAAGTCCGTAGTAGGCAGCTTCGTAAACTGCATGAACAGTGATGTTAACTTGTGTATAAAG GAACATGCCCTACGTGCCACCGAGCGCCTCGGAACCGTGCGCAAACTCAACATTTTCGAAGGTCTCACGATCTTGAACAGCAACCCTAAAGAAGCCCGCAGCCTGGAGCCTTTGTCCACCGAGCCCCAGATCAGGAACAAGGAAGTCACTGAGAGGCTATGGGAGAAGGCCAATGATCTGCTTCAGAATAGCGAGCTGGAGATCAGCTTTGACGGTGGTGATGATGAAGAATCCAGGGCTCTTGGTGACG CTGACGAGGGCCGCGGCAAGAAGAAGGACATCAAGAAGAAATTGAAGGTGCTCCTGCCCCTCCTGGCCCTGCTGAAGGCGAAGCTCTTCGCCCTGTCTGTCCTCTTCCTCGGTATCATCGCCATCTCCATCTGGAAGATCGCCCTACTCGCCAAGATTGCTTTTATTGCCAAGGTCCTTGCCCTCATCAAGGCTCTCTTGGCTAAGAAGCACGAGGAGCACAGTGGATGGGCCCCTCCAGTCCATGATGACCATGGACACGGTGGCTGGGAAAGCCAAGGATGGGGACGTTCAGGCAAAATCGAAGGCGCTGACATGGCTTACGCCGGCTACAAACAGCTGTAG